Within Myceligenerans xiligouense, the genomic segment ACGTGGCGCCCCGAGCGTGATCGTCGCGTGCTGATCGTGCTCGACACGGGCCGCACGTCGGCCGCCCGGGTCGGTGCGGTGGGCAGCCAGATCGGCGCACCGCGCGTGGACGCCAGCATCGAGGCGGCCCTGCTGTTGTCGGCGCTGGCGAGCAAGGCGGGTGACCGGGTCGAGCTCGTCGCCTACGACCGTGCGGTCCGGGCCCGGGTGCAGGGCGCGGCCGGGCCGCGGCTCATGCCCGCCATGGCCGAGGCGCTGAGCGTGGTCGGGCCGGCGCTGCTGGAGACCGACTGGCCGGGCGTCGTGGGGCAGGTGAGCGATCGGATGTCCCAGCGCGCGCTCGTCGTGCTGCTCACGACGCTCGACCCGGCGGCCGTGGAGAACGGACTGCTCGCCGTCGTCGACCAGCTCACGCGCAACCACCAGGTGGTCGTGGCGTCGGTGGCCGACGAGGAGGTCGCCGAGATGGCCAGGGGCCGCGAGTCGTCGTCGGAGGTGTACGACGCCGCCGCGGCGGCGCGCGGTGACCTCGAGCGCACGGCCGCCACGACCATGCTGCGGCGCTACGGCGCGGAGGTGGTCGAGGCGCTGCCGGACGACCTGGCCCCCCGCCTCGCGGACAGCTACCTGGCATTGAAGGCCGCGGGCCGGCTCTGACGCGCCGTGCCCGCCGACCGCCGGAGAACGTCGGCGTCAGCCGGACAGGTGACCGCTCAGCCTGGATAGGCGACCGCGGCGATGTCCTCGGCGATCGGGTCGCCCCAGCCCGTGGCGTTCTCCTGGTACAGGTCACCGCCGCGGGTGAGGGCCAGTGCGCCGGCGTCGGTGACGCCCGCGGCCAGGTTCGTCACGTCGGCCAGTTCCTGGACGGTCTCGGTGCTGCCGCTGTCGTCCGGCAGGCCGCCCACGCCGGTCTCGTACATCGCGGTCGTGCCCTCGTCGTCACGCGTGAGCAGGAGGAGCGACGTCTCGCCGGACCACTGGGCCGATACCACGCCGGGAACGGACGCCGCGACCTCCAGCGGCGTGGTGAGCTGCTCGGGCTCCCCGTTCTCGCCCCGTCTGACGGCGGCGACGTGCACGGAGGTCGTGCCCGCTCGGCGGCTGACCACAGCGACCCGCGCGCCGTCCGGAGCGACACGGACCCCGATCACCTGCCGGCCGCTCAGCCATTCCGGGCTCCGGTCGTGCCGGGTGCCCGACTCGTGGGCCACGAGCAGTTCCCCGTCGTCCTTCGACGGGTCGAAATCGTCGTGGCCCGGGTCGTCGCTCGACCAGACGTAGCCGTGGCGGTCCACGGACGGTTCGACGAGCCTGGTTCCCGCCAGGAGTTCCTGCTGCCCGGTGGCGTTGTCGACGTCCGCGACCCGCAGGATCCGGGTCCGGCCGTCGCGCACGACGACGGGCGATGCTCCCGGGCCGAGCGCGATCGCCGTCGGGTCGAGCTCCTCCAGGTGGACCGAACGCTCGAAGTCGGCCAGCCGGTCGTCGGACACCGTGTAGAGCTCCTCGCCGGACAAGGCGATGGCGGTCCCTCGGGTGGAGGGGATGTCCGGTTTATCAGTCATCGGGTCGCTCAGCCGGGCGTCCCCGGCGTACAGCGCGATCTCGGGCCGCACCTCGCCGTCGGACAGTGTGACCTCGAGCTGTCCGAAGAGCAGTCCGCGCTTGGTTTCGTCCAGGTCGGCGATGTCCCCGCCGAGCCGTACCTCGACGGCGCCGTCGCTGTTGTCGGTCACGGTGGGGACGGCCAGTTGCGTGCCTACCGGCGCCACCGTGTCGACGGCGTCCTGGAGCCAGGCGGGCGGGCCGGTCAGCACCTCCGCGACCGCGCTCGTCCGCCAGGCGCTGCGCGGGAACCAGCGCTGGTCGGGCACCCACTCCCGCAGGTCCTGGGTCGGGAAGTACAGCCGCGTCGCCTTGAACTGGTTCGCGAACTGGCGCTCCGGCACGAGGATGCCGTCCTCGAGCTCGTCGATGCGCCACTGCTCGTCGTCGTCCCGGGTCAGCGAGAAGCTCGTGGTGAACGGAGCCACGGTTGACGCCTCGGCGTACATCCCGTGCGCGTCGACCCGGGAGACGGCGTCCACCGAGACCGTGACGTCGGCGGCGTCGGCGCCCTCGGCGTCGACCGTGATGTCGGGCGCACCCGAGTAGACCACCACGTTCTCCGTCGGCGCCCACGACTCCTGCACGTCGTTCGTCAGGTACAGCCGGGCCGTGTCGTACTGCTCGTACTGTGTCGTCGCCGTGGAGCCGGAGCCGCCGGCGAGCAGGAACGATCGCACGAGCCTCGCGGGGTCGGCGTCGTCCGCGGGCTCCGGGGGAATGAAGCCGACCGCGTCCTCGTCACTCTGGTCGGCCTGGCGGGACATGACCGGGCCTGACGACGGCACCGACGCGCAGCCGGCCACCGGCGCCAGGAGGGCGAGGATGGCGGCCAGCCCGGCGGCCACGTGCGTGGGGCGCATCAGCGGACCTCCAGGTCGGGAATGCTGGTCGGCGACGGACCCGTGGGCGGATGCACGACCGGGATCTGATCGGTGGTCACCTGGGGCTCGTGCGAGTCTGGCACGAGCGGGATCGGCGACGAGTCGAGGCGGATACCCGCCCGGCGCGGCAGGGTGAGCCGGAAGCTCGCGCCCCGCCCCGGCCTGCCCCAGACCTCGAGGCGGCCGGCGTGCAGGCGGGCGTCCTCCTGTGCGATGGCGAGCCCGAGGCCGCTCCCTCCGGTGGTCCGGGCACGAGCCGGGTCGGCCCGCCAGAAGCGGTCGAAGACGTGCTCGACCTGCGGTGTGGTCATCCCCACCCCGAAGTCGCGCACGACGACGGCCACCGCGCTGGTGTCCTGCGCGACCGTCACCTCCACCGGACGCCCCTCGGAGTGCTCGATCGCGTTCACCACGAGATTGCGCACGATGCGCTCGATGCGCCGCGGATCGATGTCGGCCACGGCGTCGCCGTCGGGGAGCCGCACGGACAGCGGGGCGTTCTTGTTCTCCGCGAGCGGCCGGGCCATCTGCACCACCGACATGACCACGTCGCCGAGGTCACGCTGTTCGGCGTCGAGCACCGCGGCGCCGGCGTCGAAGCGGCTGATCTCGAGCAGGTCGGCGAGAAGTCCCTCGAACCGGTCGATCTGATCGGTCAGGAGCTCCGCGGACCGGCTCGCGTCCGCGCTGAGCTGGTCCCGCGCGGAGTGGATGACGTCGCCCGCCATGCGGATCGTGGTGAGCGGCGTGCGCAGCTCGTGCGACACGTCCGACACGAATCGCCGTTGCGCCGCGGACAGCTCCTCCATCTGCTGGATCTGCTGCTGGAGGCTGTCGGCCATCGCGTTGAACGACCGGGACAGCGTCGCCATCTCGTCGATGCCC encodes:
- the mtrB gene encoding MtrAB system histidine kinase MtrB; this translates as MPRVTSWPRRATIRARITVVRLVRRAVHAFRASLRLRIMSSALAIGVVAVAVLGLYLSTSVRDGMVERRLESIVNESSALTADANQQFRSSAVADEQQAQQLMSSVAERIMSSASNVEAVFVVHPLDTQPQVSDVIVPVSMGIQQNALLTTDLRRANAELRERGGTTGEQVMQFTEVRDPVQENAAPGVVVGTSLQVPRFGTYEIYYVYSLQAEQETLSFVHRVLGIGAAFVLLLIGLITALVSRQTVAPVTRAAAVAERLSDGHLDERLPGVTGIDEMATLSRSFNAMADSLQQQIQQMEELSAAQRRFVSDVSHELRTPLTTIRMAGDVIHSARDQLSADASRSAELLTDQIDRFEGLLADLLEISRFDAGAAVLDAEQRDLGDVVMSVVQMARPLAENKNAPLSVRLPDGDAVADIDPRRIERIVRNLVVNAIEHSEGRPVEVTVAQDTSAVAVVVRDFGVGMTTPQVEHVFDRFWRADPARARTTGGSGLGLAIAQEDARLHAGRLEVWGRPGRGASFRLTLPRRAGIRLDSSPIPLVPDSHEPQVTTDQIPVVHPPTGPSPTSIPDLEVR
- a CDS encoding LpqB family beta-propeller domain-containing protein, which produces MRPTHVAAGLAAILALLAPVAGCASVPSSGPVMSRQADQSDEDAVGFIPPEPADDADPARLVRSFLLAGGSGSTATTQYEQYDTARLYLTNDVQESWAPTENVVVYSGAPDITVDAEGADAADVTVSVDAVSRVDAHGMYAEASTVAPFTTSFSLTRDDDEQWRIDELEDGILVPERQFANQFKATRLYFPTQDLREWVPDQRWFPRSAWRTSAVAEVLTGPPAWLQDAVDTVAPVGTQLAVPTVTDNSDGAVEVRLGGDIADLDETKRGLLFGQLEVTLSDGEVRPEIALYAGDARLSDPMTDKPDIPSTRGTAIALSGEELYTVSDDRLADFERSVHLEELDPTAIALGPGASPVVVRDGRTRILRVADVDNATGQQELLAGTRLVEPSVDRHGYVWSSDDPGHDDFDPSKDDGELLVAHESGTRHDRSPEWLSGRQVIGVRVAPDGARVAVVSRRAGTTSVHVAAVRRGENGEPEQLTTPLEVAASVPGVVSAQWSGETSLLLLTRDDEGTTAMYETGVGGLPDDSGSTETVQELADVTNLAAGVTDAGALALTRGGDLYQENATGWGDPIAEDIAAVAYPG